The proteins below are encoded in one region of Belonocnema kinseyi isolate 2016_QV_RU_SX_M_011 chromosome 5, B_treatae_v1, whole genome shotgun sequence:
- the LOC117173301 gene encoding uncharacterized protein LOC117173301, whose protein sequence is MSDNSTYRATLGQYGHANFPTWIKPILRILPRRVETITDYHAFIRLDVNYHFNAKLTLYHETPGHNPHQHRPTYAEFRLQFFEYYKTVEDFRPYNLHSRRLPRINHIYVIMPGGSVYGSRLHTPYYIPGMDLPPNS, encoded by the coding sequence ATGTCGGACAACTCAACTTATCGAGCAACTCTAGGTCAGTACGGCCATGCCAATTTTCCCACCTGGATAAAACCGATACTTCGGATACTACCTAGGCGTGTGGAAACAATTACGGATTATCACGCTTTTATACGACTAGATGTTAACTATCATTTTAATGCCAAACTCACTTTATATCATGAGACTCCCGGTCATAATCCTCATCAGCATCGTCCAACGTACGCTGAATTCCGATTAcaatttttcgaatattataagACAGTTGAAGATTTCCGTCCTTACAATCTTCATAGTCGACGACTTCCACGCATCAACCACATTTATGTTATAATGCCAGGAGGCTCTGTCTATGGTTCACGGTTACACACCCCTTATTATATTCCTGGTATGGATTTGCCTCCGAATAGCTGA